One segment of Thermoanaerobacter kivui DNA contains the following:
- the asrC gene encoding sulfite reductase subunit C, whose translation MSYDIDIKKLRKNCYRQSKVRGEFMLQMRVPGGVIEAKYLSLFQHIAETWGNGEFHFGLRQTVSIPGIKYEYIDEVNKYIRPYIEEIEVNLCGVDMVVDDNGYPTIGARNIMACIGNRHCIKANIDTTDLARKIEKVIFPSDYHIKISIAGCPNDCAKAHFTDFGIIGITKTEYDYERCIGCKKCVEACARHATGVLSVEKGKIVKDTCCCVGCGECVLVCPTGAWTRNPKKFYRVLIGGRTGKQTPRMGKIFLNWVTEDVVLGVLKNWETFSADVMNNKPEYIHGGHLIDKVGYDKFKEMILKDVKLNPEAMVAQRVLWAETEYRSNFNVKPVTQR comes from the coding sequence ATGAGTTATGATATAGATATAAAAAAACTTCGAAAAAATTGTTACCGCCAGTCAAAAGTGCGTGGGGAATTCATGCTCCAAATGCGTGTTCCTGGTGGTGTCATAGAGGCAAAATATTTATCGCTCTTTCAGCATATTGCGGAAACCTGGGGAAATGGAGAATTTCACTTTGGGCTCAGGCAGACGGTGTCAATACCAGGGATCAAATATGAATATATAGATGAGGTTAACAAATATATAAGACCATATATCGAAGAAATTGAAGTAAATTTATGCGGCGTTGATATGGTAGTTGATGACAACGGGTATCCGACTATAGGTGCTCGTAATATAATGGCTTGCATAGGCAATCGCCACTGTATAAAAGCCAATATAGACACAACCGACCTTGCTAGAAAGATAGAAAAAGTCATATTCCCCAGTGACTATCATATAAAGATAAGCATAGCAGGATGTCCTAACGACTGTGCTAAAGCTCATTTCACTGATTTCGGCATAATAGGTATTACAAAAACTGAATACGATTATGAACGCTGTATAGGGTGTAAAAAGTGTGTAGAAGCGTGTGCTCGTCATGCAACGGGTGTTTTATCTGTAGAAAAAGGAAAAATCGTGAAAGATACCTGCTGCTGTGTCGGTTGTGGCGAATGCGTCCTAGTGTGTCCAACCGGTGCTTGGACCAGGAACCCTAAAAAATTCTACAGGGTATTGATCGGTGGCAGAACAGGAAAGCAAACACCTCGTATGGGAAAAATCTTTTTAAACTGGGTTACAGAAGATGTAGTTTTAGGCGTACTTAAAAACTGGGAGACATTTTCTGCTGATGTTATGAACAACAAACCTGAATACATCCATGGTGGACACCTTATTGACAAAGTGGGATATGACAAATTTAAAGAAATGATATTAAAAGATGTCAAACTAAATCCAGAAGCTATGGTGGCTCAAAGGGTATTATGGGCAGAAACCGAATACAGGTCTAATTTTAATGTAAAACCCGTAACCCAACGTTAA
- a CDS encoding transposase, with amino-acid sequence MKVCRKHYDFINLCVSELDKAISQLAKPYQDLIDISVTLPGITEKSATYIIAEIGTDMTVFKSDKHLCSWAGLTPYAQI; translated from the coding sequence ATGAAGGTTTGCAGAAAACACTATGACTTTATCAATCTTTGTGTTTCTGAGTTGGATAAAGCCATTTCTCAATTGGCCAAACCTTATCAAGACTTGATTGATATCTCTGTTACCCTACCTGGCATAACCGAAAAATCGGCAACTTATATCATCGCTGAAATTGGCACGGATATGACAGTTTTTAAATCTGACAAGCACCTTTGCTCTTGGGCTGGTCTTACTCCTTATGCCCAAATTTAA